The Salvia splendens isolate huo1 chromosome 21, SspV2, whole genome shotgun sequence genome includes a window with the following:
- the LOC121785436 gene encoding transcriptional adapter ADA2-like isoform X1, with the protein MGRSRAASQATADDPGQSRSKRKRTAQNVENIDSAPPVPGITDGKKALYHCNYCNKDISGKTRIKCVVCSDFDLCVECFSVGAEVFPHKSSHLYRVMDNLAFPLICPDWNADEEMLLLEGIEMYGLANWSEVAEHVGTKSRSQCIEHYNRVYMNSPCFPLPDMSHVMGKNKEELLAMAKENDETKKGATMSGEVDGKEASPFAARIKMEDQKKEGQTGRSSSSISSEAGTIAGSSGAKMATGAGKRTSEKALSKDGLNVPKVEELHLDRSIGEKKPRTSDNEGVSMKELSGYNSKRQEFEIEYDNDAEQLLADMEFKETDTDAERELKIRILHIYSKRLDERKRRKDFILERNLLYPDPFERDLTMEEKELCHRYRVFMRFHSKEEHDELLRSVVEEQRILKRIEDLQEARAAGCRTACEAERFIEQKMKREFEENGHRVKESSQAGTGGKYLQRINHQKGDQDTSSPRGGNKSPSVLDPVGKESSSNRRGLTGFDVSDKWDVSGFIGADILSEAEKQLCVEIRILPAHYLNMLQTMSMRILSGNLTKKADAHGLFNVDPGKVDKVYDMLIKKGIAQV; encoded by the exons ATGGGACGTTCACGCGCCGCCTCTCAGGCAACCGCGGATGACCCTGGACAAAG TCGGTCAAAGAGAAAACGCACCGCTCAAAATGTGGAGAATATAGATAGCGCACCTCCTG TTCCAGGAATTACTGATGGAAAGAAGGCTCTATACCATTGTAACTACTGCAACAAAGACATTTCTGGAAAGACTCGGATCAAGTGTGTTGTATGTTCTGACTTCGACCTCTGTGTTGAATGCTTTTCTGTTGGCGCTGAGGTCTTTCCTCACAAAAGCAGCCATCTTTATAGAGTTATG GATAACTTAGCATTCCCCCTTATTTGTCCTGACTGGAATGCAGATGAGGAGATGTTACTTCTGGAG GGAATTGAAATGTATGGACTAGCAAACTGGAGCGAAGTGGCAGAACATGTTGGAACCAAGAGTAGATCACAATGTATTGAACATTACAACAGGGTGTAcatgaattccccatgcttccCTCTTCCG GACATGTCCCATGTGATGGGGAAGAATAAAGAGGAACTCCTTGCAATGGCCAAAGAAAACGATGAAACTAAGAAAG GAGCTACTATGTCTGGAGAAGTTGATGGGAAAGAAGCGTCACCTTTTGCTGCAAGAATCAA AATGGAAGATCAAAAGAAAGAAGGTCAAACAGGGCGTTCTTCCTCAAGCATCTCTTCTG AGGCAGGCACTATTGCAGGTTCCAGCGGTGCTAAAATGGCAACAGGGGCCGGTAAGAGGACATCTGAGAAAGCCCTCAGCAAGGATGGTCTGAATGTTCCTAAAGTGGAAG AGCTTCACTTGGACCGGAGCATTGGTGAGAAGAAACCAAGGACATCTGATAATGAGGGTGTTTCAATGAAAGAATTGAGTGGATACAATTCTAAGAGGCAAGAGTTTGAAATTGAGTATGACAATGATGCTGAGCAGTTACTGGCCGATATGGAATTCAAAGAGACTGATACTGACGCTGAGCGTGAACTGAAAATACGAATTTTGCATATATATTCAAAACG GCTCGATGAAAGGAAACGTAGGAAGGACTTCATTTTGGAAAGAAATTTACTATATCCTGATCCTTTTGAGAGGGACCTTACAATGGAAGAGAAGGAACTGTGCCATCGGTATCGAGTATTCATGCGATTTCACTCCAAAGAGGAGCATGATGAGTTGCTGAGGAGCGTTGTCGAGGAGCAGAGAATTTTGAAGAGAATAGAAGATCTTCAG GAAGCTCGAGCTGCTGGTTGCCGCACAGCTTGTGAGGCCGAGAGATTCATTGAACAGAAAATGAAGAGGGAATTTGAGGAAAATGGCCATCGAGTGAAGGAAAGTTCTCAGGCTGGCACTGGTGGCAAATATTTGCAAAGGATCAATCATCAGAAAGGAGATCAGGATACTAGTAGCCCCAGGGGCGGGAACAAGAGCCCATCTgtattagatcctgttggaaaGGAGTCCTCATCAAATCGTAGAGGATTAACTGGTTTCGACGTCTCTGATAAGTGGGATGTGAGTGGGTTTATTGGAGCTGATATACTCTCTGAAGCT GAGAAACAGCTATGTGTGGAGATTAGAATCTTGCCAGCACACTATCTCAACATGCTGCAGACCATGTCAATGAGGATTTTAAGTGGAAACTTAACCAAGAAAGCCGATGCGCATGGCCTGTTTAACGTTGATCCCGGCAAGGTTGATAAGGTATACGACATGCTTATAAAAAAGGGGATTGCTCAGGTATAA
- the LOC121785436 gene encoding transcriptional adapter ADA2-like isoform X4, which yields MGRSRAASQATADDPGQSRSKRKRTAQNVENIDSAPPVPGITDGKKALYHCNYCNKDISGKTRIKCVVCSDFDLCVECFSVGAEVFPHKSSHLYRVMDNLAFPLICPDWNADEEMLLLEGIEMYGLANWSEVAEHVGTKSRSQCIEHYNRVYMNSPCFPLPDMSHVMGKNKEELLAMAKENDETKKGATMSGEVDGKEASPFAARIKMEDQKKEGQTGRSSSSISSEAGTIAGSSGAKMATGAGKRTSEKALSKDGLNVPKVEELHLDRSIGEKKPRTSDNEGVSMKELSGYNSKRQEFEIEYDNDAEQLLADMEFKETDTDAERELKIRILHIYSKRLDERKRRKDFILERNLLYPDPFERDLTMEEKELCHRYRVFMRFHSKEEHDELLRSVVEEQRILKRIEDLQEARAAGCRTACEAERFIEQKMKREFEENGHRVKESSQAGTGGKYLQRINHQKGDQDTSSPRGGNKSPSVLDPVGKESSSNRRGLTGFDVSDKWDVSGFIGADILSEALCVEIRILPAHYLNMLQTMSMRILSGNLTKKADAHGLFNVDPGKVDKVYDMLIKKGIAQV from the exons ATGGGACGTTCACGCGCCGCCTCTCAGGCAACCGCGGATGACCCTGGACAAAG TCGGTCAAAGAGAAAACGCACCGCTCAAAATGTGGAGAATATAGATAGCGCACCTCCTG TTCCAGGAATTACTGATGGAAAGAAGGCTCTATACCATTGTAACTACTGCAACAAAGACATTTCTGGAAAGACTCGGATCAAGTGTGTTGTATGTTCTGACTTCGACCTCTGTGTTGAATGCTTTTCTGTTGGCGCTGAGGTCTTTCCTCACAAAAGCAGCCATCTTTATAGAGTTATG GATAACTTAGCATTCCCCCTTATTTGTCCTGACTGGAATGCAGATGAGGAGATGTTACTTCTGGAG GGAATTGAAATGTATGGACTAGCAAACTGGAGCGAAGTGGCAGAACATGTTGGAACCAAGAGTAGATCACAATGTATTGAACATTACAACAGGGTGTAcatgaattccccatgcttccCTCTTCCG GACATGTCCCATGTGATGGGGAAGAATAAAGAGGAACTCCTTGCAATGGCCAAAGAAAACGATGAAACTAAGAAAG GAGCTACTATGTCTGGAGAAGTTGATGGGAAAGAAGCGTCACCTTTTGCTGCAAGAATCAA AATGGAAGATCAAAAGAAAGAAGGTCAAACAGGGCGTTCTTCCTCAAGCATCTCTTCTG AGGCAGGCACTATTGCAGGTTCCAGCGGTGCTAAAATGGCAACAGGGGCCGGTAAGAGGACATCTGAGAAAGCCCTCAGCAAGGATGGTCTGAATGTTCCTAAAGTGGAAG AGCTTCACTTGGACCGGAGCATTGGTGAGAAGAAACCAAGGACATCTGATAATGAGGGTGTTTCAATGAAAGAATTGAGTGGATACAATTCTAAGAGGCAAGAGTTTGAAATTGAGTATGACAATGATGCTGAGCAGTTACTGGCCGATATGGAATTCAAAGAGACTGATACTGACGCTGAGCGTGAACTGAAAATACGAATTTTGCATATATATTCAAAACG GCTCGATGAAAGGAAACGTAGGAAGGACTTCATTTTGGAAAGAAATTTACTATATCCTGATCCTTTTGAGAGGGACCTTACAATGGAAGAGAAGGAACTGTGCCATCGGTATCGAGTATTCATGCGATTTCACTCCAAAGAGGAGCATGATGAGTTGCTGAGGAGCGTTGTCGAGGAGCAGAGAATTTTGAAGAGAATAGAAGATCTTCAG GAAGCTCGAGCTGCTGGTTGCCGCACAGCTTGTGAGGCCGAGAGATTCATTGAACAGAAAATGAAGAGGGAATTTGAGGAAAATGGCCATCGAGTGAAGGAAAGTTCTCAGGCTGGCACTGGTGGCAAATATTTGCAAAGGATCAATCATCAGAAAGGAGATCAGGATACTAGTAGCCCCAGGGGCGGGAACAAGAGCCCATCTgtattagatcctgttggaaaGGAGTCCTCATCAAATCGTAGAGGATTAACTGGTTTCGACGTCTCTGATAAGTGGGATGTGAGTGGGTTTATTGGAGCTGATATACTCTCTGAAGCT CTATGTGTGGAGATTAGAATCTTGCCAGCACACTATCTCAACATGCTGCAGACCATGTCAATGAGGATTTTAAGTGGAAACTTAACCAAGAAAGCCGATGCGCATGGCCTGTTTAACGTTGATCCCGGCAAGGTTGATAAGGTATACGACATGCTTATAAAAAAGGGGATTGCTCAGGTATAA
- the LOC121785436 gene encoding transcriptional adapter ADA2-like isoform X3, whose translation MGRSRAASQATADDPGQSRSKRKRTAQNVENIDSAPPVPGITDGKKALYHCNYCNKDISGKTRIKCVVCSDFDLCVECFSVGAEVFPHKSSHLYRVMDNLAFPLICPDWNADEEMLLLEGIEMYGLANWSEVAEHVGTKSRSQCIEHYNRVYMNSPCFPLPDMSHVMGKNKEELLAMAKENDETKKGATMSGEVDGKEASPFAARIKMEDQKKEGQTGRSSSSISSGTIAGSSGAKMATGAGKRTSEKALSKDGLNVPKVEELHLDRSIGEKKPRTSDNEGVSMKELSGYNSKRQEFEIEYDNDAEQLLADMEFKETDTDAERELKIRILHIYSKRLDERKRRKDFILERNLLYPDPFERDLTMEEKELCHRYRVFMRFHSKEEHDELLRSVVEEQRILKRIEDLQEARAAGCRTACEAERFIEQKMKREFEENGHRVKESSQAGTGGKYLQRINHQKGDQDTSSPRGGNKSPSVLDPVGKESSSNRRGLTGFDVSDKWDVSGFIGADILSEAEKQLCVEIRILPAHYLNMLQTMSMRILSGNLTKKADAHGLFNVDPGKVDKVYDMLIKKGIAQV comes from the exons ATGGGACGTTCACGCGCCGCCTCTCAGGCAACCGCGGATGACCCTGGACAAAG TCGGTCAAAGAGAAAACGCACCGCTCAAAATGTGGAGAATATAGATAGCGCACCTCCTG TTCCAGGAATTACTGATGGAAAGAAGGCTCTATACCATTGTAACTACTGCAACAAAGACATTTCTGGAAAGACTCGGATCAAGTGTGTTGTATGTTCTGACTTCGACCTCTGTGTTGAATGCTTTTCTGTTGGCGCTGAGGTCTTTCCTCACAAAAGCAGCCATCTTTATAGAGTTATG GATAACTTAGCATTCCCCCTTATTTGTCCTGACTGGAATGCAGATGAGGAGATGTTACTTCTGGAG GGAATTGAAATGTATGGACTAGCAAACTGGAGCGAAGTGGCAGAACATGTTGGAACCAAGAGTAGATCACAATGTATTGAACATTACAACAGGGTGTAcatgaattccccatgcttccCTCTTCCG GACATGTCCCATGTGATGGGGAAGAATAAAGAGGAACTCCTTGCAATGGCCAAAGAAAACGATGAAACTAAGAAAG GAGCTACTATGTCTGGAGAAGTTGATGGGAAAGAAGCGTCACCTTTTGCTGCAAGAATCAA AATGGAAGATCAAAAGAAAGAAGGTCAAACAGGGCGTTCTTCCTCAAGCATCTCTTCTG GCACTATTGCAGGTTCCAGCGGTGCTAAAATGGCAACAGGGGCCGGTAAGAGGACATCTGAGAAAGCCCTCAGCAAGGATGGTCTGAATGTTCCTAAAGTGGAAG AGCTTCACTTGGACCGGAGCATTGGTGAGAAGAAACCAAGGACATCTGATAATGAGGGTGTTTCAATGAAAGAATTGAGTGGATACAATTCTAAGAGGCAAGAGTTTGAAATTGAGTATGACAATGATGCTGAGCAGTTACTGGCCGATATGGAATTCAAAGAGACTGATACTGACGCTGAGCGTGAACTGAAAATACGAATTTTGCATATATATTCAAAACG GCTCGATGAAAGGAAACGTAGGAAGGACTTCATTTTGGAAAGAAATTTACTATATCCTGATCCTTTTGAGAGGGACCTTACAATGGAAGAGAAGGAACTGTGCCATCGGTATCGAGTATTCATGCGATTTCACTCCAAAGAGGAGCATGATGAGTTGCTGAGGAGCGTTGTCGAGGAGCAGAGAATTTTGAAGAGAATAGAAGATCTTCAG GAAGCTCGAGCTGCTGGTTGCCGCACAGCTTGTGAGGCCGAGAGATTCATTGAACAGAAAATGAAGAGGGAATTTGAGGAAAATGGCCATCGAGTGAAGGAAAGTTCTCAGGCTGGCACTGGTGGCAAATATTTGCAAAGGATCAATCATCAGAAAGGAGATCAGGATACTAGTAGCCCCAGGGGCGGGAACAAGAGCCCATCTgtattagatcctgttggaaaGGAGTCCTCATCAAATCGTAGAGGATTAACTGGTTTCGACGTCTCTGATAAGTGGGATGTGAGTGGGTTTATTGGAGCTGATATACTCTCTGAAGCT GAGAAACAGCTATGTGTGGAGATTAGAATCTTGCCAGCACACTATCTCAACATGCTGCAGACCATGTCAATGAGGATTTTAAGTGGAAACTTAACCAAGAAAGCCGATGCGCATGGCCTGTTTAACGTTGATCCCGGCAAGGTTGATAAGGTATACGACATGCTTATAAAAAAGGGGATTGCTCAGGTATAA
- the LOC121785436 gene encoding transcriptional adapter ADA2-like isoform X2 codes for MGRSRAASQATADDPGQSRSKRKRTAQNVENIDSAPPGITDGKKALYHCNYCNKDISGKTRIKCVVCSDFDLCVECFSVGAEVFPHKSSHLYRVMDNLAFPLICPDWNADEEMLLLEGIEMYGLANWSEVAEHVGTKSRSQCIEHYNRVYMNSPCFPLPDMSHVMGKNKEELLAMAKENDETKKGATMSGEVDGKEASPFAARIKMEDQKKEGQTGRSSSSISSEAGTIAGSSGAKMATGAGKRTSEKALSKDGLNVPKVEELHLDRSIGEKKPRTSDNEGVSMKELSGYNSKRQEFEIEYDNDAEQLLADMEFKETDTDAERELKIRILHIYSKRLDERKRRKDFILERNLLYPDPFERDLTMEEKELCHRYRVFMRFHSKEEHDELLRSVVEEQRILKRIEDLQEARAAGCRTACEAERFIEQKMKREFEENGHRVKESSQAGTGGKYLQRINHQKGDQDTSSPRGGNKSPSVLDPVGKESSSNRRGLTGFDVSDKWDVSGFIGADILSEAEKQLCVEIRILPAHYLNMLQTMSMRILSGNLTKKADAHGLFNVDPGKVDKVYDMLIKKGIAQV; via the exons ATGGGACGTTCACGCGCCGCCTCTCAGGCAACCGCGGATGACCCTGGACAAAG TCGGTCAAAGAGAAAACGCACCGCTCAAAATGTGGAGAATATAGATAGCGCACCTCCTG GAATTACTGATGGAAAGAAGGCTCTATACCATTGTAACTACTGCAACAAAGACATTTCTGGAAAGACTCGGATCAAGTGTGTTGTATGTTCTGACTTCGACCTCTGTGTTGAATGCTTTTCTGTTGGCGCTGAGGTCTTTCCTCACAAAAGCAGCCATCTTTATAGAGTTATG GATAACTTAGCATTCCCCCTTATTTGTCCTGACTGGAATGCAGATGAGGAGATGTTACTTCTGGAG GGAATTGAAATGTATGGACTAGCAAACTGGAGCGAAGTGGCAGAACATGTTGGAACCAAGAGTAGATCACAATGTATTGAACATTACAACAGGGTGTAcatgaattccccatgcttccCTCTTCCG GACATGTCCCATGTGATGGGGAAGAATAAAGAGGAACTCCTTGCAATGGCCAAAGAAAACGATGAAACTAAGAAAG GAGCTACTATGTCTGGAGAAGTTGATGGGAAAGAAGCGTCACCTTTTGCTGCAAGAATCAA AATGGAAGATCAAAAGAAAGAAGGTCAAACAGGGCGTTCTTCCTCAAGCATCTCTTCTG AGGCAGGCACTATTGCAGGTTCCAGCGGTGCTAAAATGGCAACAGGGGCCGGTAAGAGGACATCTGAGAAAGCCCTCAGCAAGGATGGTCTGAATGTTCCTAAAGTGGAAG AGCTTCACTTGGACCGGAGCATTGGTGAGAAGAAACCAAGGACATCTGATAATGAGGGTGTTTCAATGAAAGAATTGAGTGGATACAATTCTAAGAGGCAAGAGTTTGAAATTGAGTATGACAATGATGCTGAGCAGTTACTGGCCGATATGGAATTCAAAGAGACTGATACTGACGCTGAGCGTGAACTGAAAATACGAATTTTGCATATATATTCAAAACG GCTCGATGAAAGGAAACGTAGGAAGGACTTCATTTTGGAAAGAAATTTACTATATCCTGATCCTTTTGAGAGGGACCTTACAATGGAAGAGAAGGAACTGTGCCATCGGTATCGAGTATTCATGCGATTTCACTCCAAAGAGGAGCATGATGAGTTGCTGAGGAGCGTTGTCGAGGAGCAGAGAATTTTGAAGAGAATAGAAGATCTTCAG GAAGCTCGAGCTGCTGGTTGCCGCACAGCTTGTGAGGCCGAGAGATTCATTGAACAGAAAATGAAGAGGGAATTTGAGGAAAATGGCCATCGAGTGAAGGAAAGTTCTCAGGCTGGCACTGGTGGCAAATATTTGCAAAGGATCAATCATCAGAAAGGAGATCAGGATACTAGTAGCCCCAGGGGCGGGAACAAGAGCCCATCTgtattagatcctgttggaaaGGAGTCCTCATCAAATCGTAGAGGATTAACTGGTTTCGACGTCTCTGATAAGTGGGATGTGAGTGGGTTTATTGGAGCTGATATACTCTCTGAAGCT GAGAAACAGCTATGTGTGGAGATTAGAATCTTGCCAGCACACTATCTCAACATGCTGCAGACCATGTCAATGAGGATTTTAAGTGGAAACTTAACCAAGAAAGCCGATGCGCATGGCCTGTTTAACGTTGATCCCGGCAAGGTTGATAAGGTATACGACATGCTTATAAAAAAGGGGATTGCTCAGGTATAA
- the LOC121785308 gene encoding uncharacterized protein LOC121785308, protein MMESYVEEALRAKANAEKKFLERDFIGARSYALKAQKMCPELEGISQMVATFGVYVSSEAKAHGELDFYSILGLDPSAGKSKVKKQYKKMAVLLHPDKNRTVGADGAFRLVSEAWTLLSDTSKRSSYDQRRNLFAAGYSAGAGAYDNCSKFPPSLTRRDTFWTVCTSCHVQYEYLRKYVNKRLSCKNCRGVFVAVETGLSPINGAFPYSNYSYTPENGYASHGCGVSFVPKTTYHAPSGPTGHHTGHKPVSNISFQGNSSVDSVGVIGPNGLSTSSFVFYQTSGEAGVTKANGDHISRVNATVQMSSDGHSGFRDVSKPKRGRPAKKRIVDFGSSYTHAHEENHLTAAAEAKTATMNVSSETSSRRCSATPVIDTRQLLIERARSEIRKNLETMRLASEAAAAEAEKRKAQAAVDKLNETAKVSQPELKRSASMSITVPDSDFHDFDKDRSEECFKPKQIWALYDEEDGMPRLYCLIREVISLNPFKIYISYLSSKSDSEFGAVNWLDSGFTKSCGSFRVFHSEMVEQVNIFSHVLSREKTGRGGCVRIYPRCGDIWAVYRNWSPDWNRTTPDEVRHEYEMVEVLGDYSEEKGVWVTPLVKLDAYKTVYQRNGNTTAIRWIPRREMLRFSHQVPSCSLNIQGASNLPEGCWDLDPAATPDVLLRGESELVGNNANAEASPAECITAMELFLERMACGEGEFVPTKSIAKVLEELS, encoded by the coding sequence ATGATGGAATCATACGTAGAGGAAGCTTTAAGAGCTAAAGCCAATGCTGAAAAGAAATTCTTGGAGAGAGACTTCATTGGTGCGAGAAGTTATGCCTTAAAAGCTCAAAAGATGTGTCCTGAGCTGGAGGGGATATCGCAAATGGTGGCCACTTTTGGAGTCTACGTATCTTCTGAGGCTAAAGCTCACGGAGAACTTGATTTCTATTCAATTCTTGGACTGGATCCATCTGCAGGAAAGTCCAAAGTAAAGAAACAGTATAAGAAGATGGCGGTACTGCTCCATCCTGATAAGAACAGAACAGTTGGAGCTGATGGAGCATTTAGACTTGTATCTGAAGCGTGGACTCTTTTATCTGATACCAGTAAAAGAAGCTCCTATGATCAAAGGAGGAATTTGTTTGCTGCTGGGTACAGTGCTGGGGCTGGCGCTTACGACAATTGCTCCAAGTTTCCACCTTCTCTTACAAGACGGGATACGTTTTGGACTGTTTGTACATCCTGTCATGTTCAGTATGAGTATCTTAGGAAGTATGTGAACAAGAGACTTTCTTGCAAGAACTGCCGTGGAGTCTTCGTAGCTGTTGAGACTGGGTTATCCCCAATTAATGGAGCTTTCCCATATAGCAACTACTCTTATACGCCTGAGAATGGTTATGCAAGTCATGGTTGTGGGGTTTCGTTTGTACCTAAAACTACATATCATGCGCCTAGTGGGCCCACAGGTCATCATACTGGACATAAGCCTGTTTCTAATATATCATTTCAGGGTAACTCGTCCGTGGATTCTGTTGGGGTCATAGGCCCTAACGGGCTGTCTACATCATCCTTTGTCTTTTATCAAACCAGTGGAGAGGCAGGCGTAACCAAGGCAAATGGAGATCATATTAGCAGGGTAAATGCTACAGTTCAAATGTCGTCTGATGGGCATAGTGGTTTCAGGGATGTGTCAAAACCTAAGCGTGGTAGACCAGCAAAGAAGAGAATCGTAGATTTTGGGAGCTCATATACACATGCACATGAAGAAAATCACCTTACTGCTGCTGCAGAAGCAAAAACGGCCACAATGAACGTATCATCTGAGACTTCAAGTAGACGCTGTTCAGCTACCCCTGTAATTGATACCAGACAGTTGTTGATTGAAAGGGCAAGATCAGAAATCCGTAAGAACCTTGAGACGATGAGGTTGGCTTCAGAAGCTGCAGCAGCCGAAGCTGAGAAGAGAAAAGCACAAGCTGCAGTTGATAAATTGAATGAGACAGCTAAAGTATCACAACCGGAACTGAAGAGAAGTGCTTCTATGTCAATAACGGTTCCAGACTCAGACTTCCATGATTTTGACAAGGATAGGTCAGAAGAATGCTTTAAGCCAAAACAGATATGGGCCTTGTATGACGAAGAAGATGGTATGCCTCGCTTATACTGTCTTATTCGGGAAGTCATCTCACTGAATCCTTTTAAGATCTATATTAGCTACTTGAGCTCAAAATCAGACTCTGAATTTGGGGCAGTAAATTGGTTGGATTCTGGGTTCACAAAATCTTGTGGAAGTTTTAGAGTGTTCCACTCAGAAATGGTTGAACAAGTGAACATCTTCTCTCATGTTCTGAGCAGGGAGAAGACCGGTAGGGGAGGGTGTGTAAGAATCTATCCAAGATGTGGAGATATATGGGCTGTTTACCGCAACTGGTCACCGGATTGGAACAGAACAACCCCAGATGAAGTGAGgcatgaatatgaaatggttgaGGTTCTTGGCGACTATTCGGAAGAGAAGGGCGTGTGGGTTACTCCCCTCGTAAAACTGGATGCATACAAGACTGTATATCAGAGAAATGGAAACACTACTGCCATTAGATGGATCCCTAGGAGAGAGATGTTGCGATTCTCACACCAGGTCCCATCTTGTTCGCTTAACATCCAAGGCGCTTCTAACTTGCCCGAGGGTTGCTGGGATCTCGACCCAGCTGCAACTCCAGATGTGCTTCTTCGAGGAGAGAGTGAACTTGTTGGAAATAATGCAAATGCAGAGGCAAGTCCAGCTGAATGCATAACAGCAATGGAGCTATTCCTAGAACGAATGGCATGTGGGGAAGGAGAATTTGTTCCAACAAAATCAATAGCAAAAGTTCTAGAAGAGCTCAGTTAA